A single window of Toxotes jaculatrix isolate fToxJac2 chromosome 4, fToxJac2.pri, whole genome shotgun sequence DNA harbors:
- the zgc:165520 gene encoding syntaxin-3 has protein sequence MKDRLAQLKEKSDAGGDDTAVPVENEAFMDDFFAQIEEIRASIDKIDESVTEIKKLYSSILSAPTSDQKIQDDIEALTNEIKKSANNARNKLKSIERQLESNTDERASADLRIRKSQHAILAKKFVEVMTKYNEAQVDFRDKSKGRIARQLEITGKTTTDEELEEMLEGGNSAVFTAGIMESKINQQALNEIEARHKDIMRLESSIKELHDMFVDIAMLVENQGGMIDRIESNMDQSVGFVERAVADTKKAAKFQQEARRKQMMIFCCCVILALVLGSFVYSFIK, from the exons ATGAAGGATCGACTGGCGCAGCTGAAGGAG aaaaGTGATGCTGGAGGTGATGACACTGCGGTTCCTGTGGAGAATGAGGCTTTTATGGATGATTTCTTTGCTCAG attgAAGAAATCCGTGCCAGCATTGACAAGATTGACGAAAGcgtcacagaaataaaaaaactctACTCCTCCATCTTGTCGGCCCCCACATCCGACCAGA AAATACAAGACGACATTGAAGCCCTCACCAACGAGATCAAGAAGTCGGCCAACAACGCCAGAAACAAACTTAAGA gtatTGAGCGCCAGCTTGAGTCAAACACAGATGAGAGGGCCTCAGCTGACCTCAGGATACGCAAGTCACAG CATGCTATCCTGGCCAAGAAGTTTGTAGAGGTGATGACAAAGTACAACGAGGCTCAAGTTGACTTCAGAGATAAGAGCAAAGGACGAATCGCCCGACAGCTGGAGATCA cgggaaaaacaacaactgatgaggagctggaggagatgcTGGAAGGAGGCAACTCAGCTGTCTTCACTGCCGGG ATTATGGAGTCTAAGATCAACCAGCAGGCCCTGAATGAGATTGAGGCTCGTCACAAAGACATCATGAGGCTGGAGAGCAGCATCAAAGAGCTCCATGACATGTTTGTGGATATCGCCATGCTGGTGGAGAACCAg GGTGGCATGATTGACAGGATTGAGAGCAACATGGACCAGTCAGTGGGCTTTGTAGAGAGGGCAGTGGCCGACACCAAAAAAGCAGCCAAGTTCCAGCAGGAGGCGCGCAGG AAACAAATGATgatcttctgctgctgtgtaattTTGGCCTTGGTCCTCGGATCATTTGTCTACAGCTTCATCAAATAG